Proteins encoded together in one Coffea arabica cultivar ET-39 chromosome 2c, Coffea Arabica ET-39 HiFi, whole genome shotgun sequence window:
- the LOC113725927 gene encoding uncharacterized protein, whose amino-acid sequence MEEAEAVPSQADARRGARHIKKRALKNKALSVSFNEKDLKDFVTGFHKRKKKRRREAQQKLQEAERRKRIEARKKRKLEREFVIYGGAQPDSSSEPKELDDDREDNGEEEPTTSVSGTMMYDNGDMKVTVTTREISREDEYPSQRPLPEAPQLDEGPEKKKKHVVSVSKKKQFKKAARMRSHPKPQSKRDKRNGKRINKRH is encoded by the exons ATGGAAGAAGCCGAAGCGGTGCCTTCACAAGCTGACGCGCGAAGAGGAGCCCGCCATATCAAGAAAAGAGCCCTCAAGAACAAAGCCCTTTCAGTCTCCTTCAATGAAAAGGACCTCAA GGATTTTGTAACTGGGTTtcacaagaggaagaagaagagaagaagagaagCACAGCAAAAATTACAGGAAGCTGAGCGCCGAAAGCGGATTGAAGCCCGCAAAAAG AGAAAACTGGAAAGAGAATTTGTCATATATGGTGGAGCTCAACCTGATTCAAGTTCTGAACCTAAGGAATTAGATGACGACAGAGAGGACAATGGAGAAGAGGAGCCAACCACATCAGTCTCTG GGACAATGATGTATGATAATGGTGATATGAAAGTCACAGTGACCACAAGGGAGATCTCTAGGGAGGATGAGTATCCCAGTCAAAGGCCATTGCCAGAAGCACCTCAGTTGGATGAAGGCcctgaaaagaagaaaaaacacgTAGTATCTGTTAGCAAgaagaaacaattcaagaaggCAGCAAGGATGAGATCCCATCCAAAGCCACAAAGTAAAAGGGATAAGAGGAACGGGAAAAGGATAAATAAAAGGCATTAG
- the LOC113725925 gene encoding calmodulin-binding protein 60 C isoform X1: protein MQARIFQKSNSMAREKRSLDQSTSSDDGQPERKRPALASVIVEALKVDSLQKLCSSLEPILRRVVSEEVERALAKLGPAKINGRTSPKRIEGPDGRNLQLQFRTKLSLPLFTGGKVEGEQGAAIHIVLVDAVSGHVVTSGPESSAKLDIVVLEGDFNNEDDDGWTQEEFDSHVVKEREGKRPLLTGDLQVTLKDGVGTLGDLTFTDNSSWIRSRKFRLGLKVALGCCEAIRIREAKTDAFTVKDHRGELYKKHYPPALHDEVWRLEKIGKDGSFHKRLNKAGLYTVEDFLRLVVRDSQKLRNILGSGMSNKMWDVLVEHAKTCVLSGNHYIYYPDDLRHVGVVFNNIYELTGLIAGDQYHPADTLSDSQKLYVDTLVKKAYENWMHVIEYDGKALLSFAENKSSSAPQSDIATGSQNDSNSFDYQVNLPSLPPLIPSEQPSISPVQTIGGYDENGGSRFQMQSQSMNLNPTIHIHGSSLPLHNQMITTSSQVHSPTNTNLLALGPLQSSMSSFHAPGPSNLSNYRGFDDVFSEEDIRLRSHEMLENEDMQNLLRIFNMGGYGHTPVNGTENNYQYPLGYMAGTSSGYAFDEDRTRPSGKAVVGWLKLKAALRWGIFIRKKAAERRAQIVELEES, encoded by the exons ATGCAAGCTCGGATTTTTCAGAAATCAAATAGCATGGCCAGAGAAAAACGCAGTTTGGATCAATCCACAAGTAGTGATGATGGTCAGCCTGAAAGAAAAAGGCCCGCTCTTGCTAG TGTTATTGTTGAAGCTCTAAAGGTGGACAGTCTGCAGAAACTTTGCTCATCGCTAGAGCCCATTCTTCGAAGAGTT GTTAGTGAAGAAGTGGAGCGAGCTTTGGCGAAGTTGGGCCCCGCTAAAATTAATGGAAG GACATCTCCAAAAAGAATAGAAGGGCCTGACGGAAGAAACCTACAGCTGCAGTTCAGAACAAAGTTGTCCCTACCTCTATTTACAGGAGGGAAAGTAGAAGGGGAGCAAGGTGCTGCAATTCACATAGTATTGGTTGATGCTGTTAGTGGCCATGTTGTAACTTCTGGTCCAGAGTCCTCAGCAAAATTGGACATTGTTGTTCTTGAAGGTGATTTCaacaatgaagatgatgatggatGGACTCAAGAAGAATTTGATTCCCACGTAGTGAAAGAGCGTGAAGGAAAGAGGCCACTTCTAACTGGGGACTTGCAAGTAACTTTGAAGGATGGTGTAGGGACACTAGGGGACTTGACATTCACAGACAACTCTAGCTGGATTAGGAGCAGAAAATTTAGATTAGGTTTGAAGGTTGCTTTGGGTTGCTGTGAGGCCATTCGTATCCGTGAAGCCAAAACAGATGCATTCACCGTCAAGGATCATAGAGGAGAAT TGTACAAGAAACATTATCCACCAGCATTGCACGATGAAGTTTGGAGATTAGAGAAGATTGGAAAAGATGGATCATTCCACAAGAGGCTAAATAAAGCTGGACTATACACTGTAGAAGACTTCCTACGACTTGTAGTAAGAGATTCGCAGAAGCTTCGAAAT ATACTGGGAAGTGGAATGTCAAATAAAATGTGGGACGTTCTGGTGGAGCATGCGAAGACTTGTGTTCTGAGTGGGAATCACTATATTTACTATCCAGATGATCTCAGACATGTTGGAGTGGTGTTTAACAATATCTATGAATTGACTGGTTTGATTGCTGGTGACCAATACCATCCAGCTGACACTCTCTCTGACAGTCAGAAG cTTTATGTTGATACCTTGGTGAAGAAGGCGTATGAAAACTGGATGCATGTTATTGAGTATGATGGCAAAGCTCTCCTTAGCTTCGCTGAAAATAAAAGTTCAAGTGCTCCTCAGAGTGATATTGCTACTGGATCACAAAACGATTCAAATTCTTTTGATTATCAAGTCAATCTACCAAGTCTTCCACCCTTGATTCCTTCAGAGCAGCCTTCAATCAGTCCAGTACAGACCATAGGTG GGTACGATGAGAATGGCGGCAGTAGATTTCAAATGCAATCTCAGAGCATGAACCTCAATCCAACTATTCATATCCATGGCTCTTCATTACCTCTGCATAACCAGATGATTACTACATCATCACAAGTTCACTCTCCAACAAATACAAATTTGCTGGCCCTTGGACCACTACAGTCTTCCATGTCAAGCTTCCATGCACCTGGCCCATCCAATCTTTCCAATTACAGGGGATTTGATGATGTTTTCAGTGAGGAAGACATCCGCTTAAGGAGTCATGAGATGCTTGAAAATGAAGACATGCAGAATCTACTTCGCATCTTCAACATGGGAGGTTATGGTCACACTCCTGTAAATGGGACAGAAAATAACTACCAATACCCACTGGGATACATGGCTGGTACATCTTCAGGCTATGCTTTTGATGAGGATCGAACACGTCCATCAGGTAAAGCTGTTGTTGGATGGCTAAAACTCAAAGCAGCCCTGAGATGGGGCATCTTCATCAGGAAGAAAGCTGCTGAGAGAAGAGCACAAATTGTTGAATTGGAAGAGTCATAG
- the LOC113725925 gene encoding calmodulin-binding protein 60 C isoform X2 — protein sequence MQARIFQKSNSMAREKRSLDQSTSSDDGQPERKRPALASVIVEALKVDSLQKLCSSLEPILRRVVSEEVERALAKLGPAKINGRTSPKRIEGPDGRNLQLQFRTKLSLPLFTGGKVEGEQGAAIHIVLVDAVSGHVVTSGPESSAKLDIVVLEGDFNNEDDDGWTQEEFDSHVVKEREGKRPLLTGDLQVTLKDGVGTLGDLTFTDNSSWIRSRKFRLGLKVALGCCEAIRIREAKTDAFTVKDHRGELYKKHYPPALHDEVWRLEKIGKDGSFHKRLNKAGLYTVEDFLRLVVRDSQKLRNILGSGMSNKMWDVLVEHAKTCVLSGNHYIYYPDDLRHVGVVFNNIYELTGLIAGDQYHPADTLSDSQKLYVDTLVKKAYENWMHVIEYDGKALLSFAENKSSSAPQSDIATGSQNDSNSFDYQVNLPSLPPLIPSEQPSISPVQTIGYDENGGSRFQMQSQSMNLNPTIHIHGSSLPLHNQMITTSSQVHSPTNTNLLALGPLQSSMSSFHAPGPSNLSNYRGFDDVFSEEDIRLRSHEMLENEDMQNLLRIFNMGGYGHTPVNGTENNYQYPLGYMAGTSSGYAFDEDRTRPSGKAVVGWLKLKAALRWGIFIRKKAAERRAQIVELEES from the exons ATGCAAGCTCGGATTTTTCAGAAATCAAATAGCATGGCCAGAGAAAAACGCAGTTTGGATCAATCCACAAGTAGTGATGATGGTCAGCCTGAAAGAAAAAGGCCCGCTCTTGCTAG TGTTATTGTTGAAGCTCTAAAGGTGGACAGTCTGCAGAAACTTTGCTCATCGCTAGAGCCCATTCTTCGAAGAGTT GTTAGTGAAGAAGTGGAGCGAGCTTTGGCGAAGTTGGGCCCCGCTAAAATTAATGGAAG GACATCTCCAAAAAGAATAGAAGGGCCTGACGGAAGAAACCTACAGCTGCAGTTCAGAACAAAGTTGTCCCTACCTCTATTTACAGGAGGGAAAGTAGAAGGGGAGCAAGGTGCTGCAATTCACATAGTATTGGTTGATGCTGTTAGTGGCCATGTTGTAACTTCTGGTCCAGAGTCCTCAGCAAAATTGGACATTGTTGTTCTTGAAGGTGATTTCaacaatgaagatgatgatggatGGACTCAAGAAGAATTTGATTCCCACGTAGTGAAAGAGCGTGAAGGAAAGAGGCCACTTCTAACTGGGGACTTGCAAGTAACTTTGAAGGATGGTGTAGGGACACTAGGGGACTTGACATTCACAGACAACTCTAGCTGGATTAGGAGCAGAAAATTTAGATTAGGTTTGAAGGTTGCTTTGGGTTGCTGTGAGGCCATTCGTATCCGTGAAGCCAAAACAGATGCATTCACCGTCAAGGATCATAGAGGAGAAT TGTACAAGAAACATTATCCACCAGCATTGCACGATGAAGTTTGGAGATTAGAGAAGATTGGAAAAGATGGATCATTCCACAAGAGGCTAAATAAAGCTGGACTATACACTGTAGAAGACTTCCTACGACTTGTAGTAAGAGATTCGCAGAAGCTTCGAAAT ATACTGGGAAGTGGAATGTCAAATAAAATGTGGGACGTTCTGGTGGAGCATGCGAAGACTTGTGTTCTGAGTGGGAATCACTATATTTACTATCCAGATGATCTCAGACATGTTGGAGTGGTGTTTAACAATATCTATGAATTGACTGGTTTGATTGCTGGTGACCAATACCATCCAGCTGACACTCTCTCTGACAGTCAGAAG cTTTATGTTGATACCTTGGTGAAGAAGGCGTATGAAAACTGGATGCATGTTATTGAGTATGATGGCAAAGCTCTCCTTAGCTTCGCTGAAAATAAAAGTTCAAGTGCTCCTCAGAGTGATATTGCTACTGGATCACAAAACGATTCAAATTCTTTTGATTATCAAGTCAATCTACCAAGTCTTCCACCCTTGATTCCTTCAGAGCAGCCTTCAATCAGTCCAGTACAGACCATAG GGTACGATGAGAATGGCGGCAGTAGATTTCAAATGCAATCTCAGAGCATGAACCTCAATCCAACTATTCATATCCATGGCTCTTCATTACCTCTGCATAACCAGATGATTACTACATCATCACAAGTTCACTCTCCAACAAATACAAATTTGCTGGCCCTTGGACCACTACAGTCTTCCATGTCAAGCTTCCATGCACCTGGCCCATCCAATCTTTCCAATTACAGGGGATTTGATGATGTTTTCAGTGAGGAAGACATCCGCTTAAGGAGTCATGAGATGCTTGAAAATGAAGACATGCAGAATCTACTTCGCATCTTCAACATGGGAGGTTATGGTCACACTCCTGTAAATGGGACAGAAAATAACTACCAATACCCACTGGGATACATGGCTGGTACATCTTCAGGCTATGCTTTTGATGAGGATCGAACACGTCCATCAGGTAAAGCTGTTGTTGGATGGCTAAAACTCAAAGCAGCCCTGAGATGGGGCATCTTCATCAGGAAGAAAGCTGCTGAGAGAAGAGCACAAATTGTTGAATTGGAAGAGTCATAG